From a region of the Notolabrus celidotus isolate fNotCel1 chromosome 14, fNotCel1.pri, whole genome shotgun sequence genome:
- the tirap gene encoding toll/interleukin-1 receptor domain-containing adapter protein, with protein MYWEESCKVLRRSNDILSNMHGWFQRLWKSRVSLLTQREEEANATKTSASSVSSAFLSPSAATISQGTAPFEPLQPPSALSSQQRWSRKYDVLVCHSSVDSDTEEAGRLVSFLETAPSDLRCFIRHRDDSPGGAVSAELCEAVQNSHIWALLITPHFLHDEWCRYMMHQALAEGPMSHRIIPLVKNMSRSQVPQELKFFINVDLNINPHQGYALLNQTVLKYLEELVKKSKTLHCNSESSSKGLSGGS; from the exons ATGTATTGGGAGGAATCTTGTAAGGTACTGAGAAGAAGTAATGACATTTTAAGCAACATGCATG GTTGGTTCCAGAGACTCTGGAAGTCAAGAGTGTCTTTGTTAACACAACGTGAAGAAGAAGCTAACGCGACTAAAACCTCAGCATCCTCAGTCAGCAGTGCTTTCCTGTCACCCTCAGCTGCAACAATCTCACAAGGGACAGCCCCGTTTGAACCACTTCAGCCACCGTCTGCTCTGAGCTCACAGCAGCGATGGAGCAGAAAGTATGATGTGCTTGTGTGCCACAGCTCtgtggacagtgacactgaagaggcaGGACGCCTTGTCTCTTTCCTGGAGACTGCTCCCAGTGATCTCAGGTGCTTTATCAGGCATAGGGATGATAGTCCAGGTGGTGCAGTTTCCGCAGAGTTGTGCGAGGCTGTTCAAAACAGTCACATATGGGCTCTGCTTATTACTCCTCACTTCCTGCATGATGAGTGGTGCAGGTATATGATGCATCAGGCCCTGGCAGAAGGACCTATGTCTCATCGGATTATACCACTGGTTAAAAATATGTCCCGCTCTCAAGTTCCTCAGGAACTAAAGTTCTTTATCAACGTTGACCTAAATATTAACCCTCATCAAGGCTATGCTCTCCTCAACCAAACTGTGCTCAAGT ATCTGGAAGAGCTGGtgaaaaaatcaaaaacacttcacTGCAACTCAGAAAGCTCAAGCAAAGGACTAAGTGGAGGCAGTTGA
- the srpra gene encoding signal recognition particle receptor subunit alpha — MLDFFTIFSKGGIVLWCFQGAGVTESFTGPVNALIRSVILQERSGNNSYTHEALSLKYKLDNEFELIFVVGFQKILTLTYVDKFINDVQLHFRDRYKNELEQKGALKLLSNNFEFEDDFNNLLREAEESSKARNPAPMRSFKESEKSQKTVKSMIETKGGDKAKDQGGKKNKNTKKEAPAAEPVKVDQSKNSSSGQKTVENGNQGMSADEIIQKNRDEFFRKRMAVNITEKPVKSPKPQKPREKQMRKWDMGGSSTKELDYTKNGSSPNGGDQNMEAHIDTGIKLDSMKGDLLSVDYESSEEEEMEEEEEERVVVSETSKASSKKGGGFGGMFGMLKGLVGSKSLSREDMESVLEKMRDHLIAKNVAAEIASQLCDSVAKKLEGKVMGTFTTVASTVKQALQESLVQILQPKRRVDILRDVMEAQGQRRPFVITFCGVNGVGKSTNLAKISFWLIENGFTVLIAACDTFRAGAVEQLRTHQRRLNSLHPPEKHGGRPMVQLYEKGYGKDAAGIAMEAIAYARNQAFDVVLVDTAGRMQDNAPLMTALAKLIAVNMPDLVLFVGEALVGNEAVDQLVKFNQALADHSMSDKPRLIDGIVLTKFDTIDDKVGAAISMTYITGQPIVFVGTGQTYNDLRSLNARAVVSALMKA; from the exons ATGCTAGACTTCTTCACCATCTTCAGCAAAGGGGGGATAGTGTTGTGGTGTTTTCAGGGAGCCGGGGTCACGGAGTCTTTCACTGGACCTGTCAACGCTCTGATCCGCTCGGTGATTCTTCAG GAGCGGAGTGGGAATAACTCATACACTCATGAGGCCCTGAGTCTTAAATACAAGCTCGACAATGAGTTTGAGTTGATTTTTGTG GTGGGTTTTCAAAAGATCCTGACGCTGACCTACGTGGACAAGTTCATAAATGATGTTCAGCTCCATTTTCGAGATCGTTATAAGAATGAGTTGGAGCAGAAAGGAGCTCTCAAGCTTCTCAGTAACAACTTTGAATTTGAGGATGACTTTAACAATCTTCTGAG agaggcagaggagagcagcaaaGCTCGGAATCCTGCTCCTATGCGGTCTTTTAAGGAGTCCGAAAAATCCCAGAAAACTGTGAAGTCAATGATTGAGACGAAGGGTGGGGACAAAGCAAAAGACCAGGGTGGCAAGAAgaacaaaaataccaaaaaggAGG ctcctgcagctgaGCCGGTCAAAGTGGATCAAAGCAAGAACTCATCCTCTGGGCAGAAGACGGTTGAGAATGGGAACCAGGGCATGTCTGCGGACGAGATcatacaaaagaacagagatgaaTTCTTTCGCAAGCGCATGGCTGTAAACATCACTGAAAAACCAGT TAAGTCTCCAAAGCCTCAGAAGCCGAGGGAGAAGCAGATGCGCAAATGGGACATGGGTGGCAGCAGCACCAAGGAATTGGACTACACAAAGAATGGAAGCTCCCCAAATGGTGGTGATCAGAACATGGAAGCACACATTGACACG GGGATAAAGCTGGACTCCATGAAGGGTGACCTGCTGTCTGTGGACTATGAGTccagtgaagaagaggagatggaggaagaggaagaggaaagagttGTTGTCAGTGAAACAAGCAAAGCAAG ctcCAAAAAGGGTGGTGGTTTCGGGGGCATGTTTGGGATGCTGAAGGGCCTGGTAGGGTCCAAGAGCCTTTCCCGGGAGGACATGGAGTCGGTACTGGAGAAGATGAGGGACCACCTCATCG CAAAGAATGTAGCAGCCGAAATTGCCTCCCAGCTCTGTGACTCTGTAGCCAAAAAACTGGAAGGCAAAGTCATGGGCACATTCACCA CTGTGGCCTCAACAGTAAAGCAGGCCCTGCAAGAATCCCTGGTGCAGATCCTGCAGCCCAAGCGACGGGTGGATATTCTGAGAGACGTCATGGAGGCGCAGGGCCAGCGTAGACCTTTTGTCATTACGTTTTGTGGTGTCAATGGGGTTGGAAAGTCCACCAACCTTGCCAAG ATCTCTTTCTGGCTGATAGAGAACGGTTTCACGGTGCTGATCGCAGCCTGTGACACATTCCGAGCCGGTGCAGTGGAGCAGCTCCGTACTCATCAGCGTCGTCTGAACTCTCTGCATCCTCCAGAGAAGCACGGAGGACGACCAATGGTCCAGCTCTATGAGAAGGGCTATGGGAAGGATGCTGCTGGGATTGCCATGGAGGCCATTGCTTATG CTCGCAACCAGGCCTTTGATGTGGTGCTGGTTGATACTGCTGGGCGTATGCAGGACAACGCCCCTCTAATGACGGCCTTGGCCAAACTAATTGCAGTCAACATGCCTGACCTTGTGCTCTTTGTTGGAGAGGCTCTGGTTGGCAATGAGGCCGTTGACCAGCTG GTGAAGTTCAACCAGGCTCTGGCTGACCACTCCATGTCTGACAAGCCTCGCCTCATTGATGGAATTGTACTCACTAAGTTTGATACCATTGATGACAAG GTTGGTGCTGCAATCTCCATGACTTACATCACAGGCCAGCCTATTGTGTTCGTGGGCACAGGGCAGACCTACAATGACCTGCGCAGCCTCAACGCCCGCGCTGTGGTCAGTGCCCTGATGAAGGCTTAA